A part of Solea solea chromosome 8, fSolSol10.1, whole genome shotgun sequence genomic DNA contains:
- the tmem230b gene encoding transmembrane protein 230b, whose protein sequence is MPARNVVTDGGSNVRYSRLASDDDGYIDLQFKKSPPKVPYKAIALATVLFLIGSVLIVIGSLLLAGYFGVTHSDRTIPVLIIGILVFLPGFYHLRIAYYASKGYTGYSYDDIPDFDD, encoded by the exons atgcCCGCCCGGAACGTCGTGACTGACGGGGGAAGTAACGTAAGGTACTCCCGGTTAGCGAGCGACGATGACGGATACATCGacttacag TTTAAGAAGAGTCCGCCCAAAGTGCCGTACAAAGCCATCGCTCTGGCCACAGTTCTCTTCTTAATTGGCTCAGTGTTGATTGTCATCGGCTCTCTGCTCCTCGCTGGATACTTTGGAGTCACG cactCGGACCGAACCattcctgtcctcatcatcggGATCCTCGTCTTCCTGCCTGGATTTTACCATCTACGCATCGCTTACTATGCTTCAAAGGGCTACACAGGTTATTCCTACGACGACATCCCAGACTTTGATgactga
- the adra1aa gene encoding adrenoceptor alpha 1Aa, producing MFRLLDDMSPVPLTQNCSINCSQVLVPQLNVVKAVVLGLVLGVFIVFGIVGNILVILSVVCNRHLRTVTHYFIVNLAVADLLLSSTVLPFSAILEILDRWVFGRIFCNVWAAVDVLCCTASIMSLCVISVDRFIGVSYPLRYPAIMTKHRALLAVALLWLLSVVISIGPLFGWKEPPPEDESICKITEEPGYAIFSAVGSFYLPLAVILAMYCRVFVVAHRESQGLREGHKTEKSDTEQVILRIHRGNTTVSEDEALRRRTHFALRLLKFSREMKAAKTLGIVVGCFVLCWLPFFLVLPIGSMFPAYRVSDTVFKITFWLGYFNSCINPIIYPCSNHEFKKAFQSLLGLRSLTPRPNLQHLSPGRTTPQILQDHNQTPTLGLDHSPAAAPCLLSPPSSVALSRTPSSRDSRDWRVFSGGTAGGSVPVETSGAKVAKLCSKGFHQSCCCCFLRRGTQTQSQRTQTPAVTKLPAIKIHRLSLSEKGQPV from the exons ATGTTTCGTTTGCTGGACGACATGAGCCCAGTTCCTCTGACGCAGAACTGCTCCATTAACTGCAGCCAGGTGTTAGTGCCGCAGCTCAACGTGGTCAAAGCTGTGGTTCTGGGTTTGGTGCTTGGCGTTTTCATCGTGTTTGGAATTGTGGGGAACATCCTGGTGATCCTCTCGGTGGTTTGCAATCGACATCTGCGCACGGTCACGCACTACTTCATCGTTAACCTGGCGGTGGCCGATCTGCTGCTCAGCTCCACTGTTCTTCCTTTCTCTGCCATTTTGGAGATCCTGGATCGCTGGGTGTTTGGACGGATCTTTTGTAATGTTTGGGCAGCTGTGGATGTGCTCTGCTGCACCGCCTCCATCATGAGCCTCTGTGTTATCTCCGTAGACCGCTTCATCGGGGTCAGTTACCCTCTGCGTTACCCTGCCATCATGACAAAACACCGAGCTCTGCTGGCAGTGgcgctgctgtggctgctgtctGTCGTCATATCCATCGGACCCTTGTTCGGATGGAAGGAGCCCCCTCCGGAAGACGAGTCCATCTGCAAGATCACAGAGGAGCCCGGCTACGCCATCTTCTCCGCCGTGGGCTCCTTCTACCTGCCACTCGCCGTCATCCTGGCCATGTACTGCCGGGTTTTCGTGGTCGCTCACAGAGAGAGCCAAGGTCTGAGGGAGGGCCACAAGACCGAGAAGTCCGATACTGAGCAGGTGATTCTGAGGATACACCGGGGAAACACCACGGTGTCGGAGGACGAGGCCCTCCGCAGGCGCACACACTTCGCTCTGCGACTGCTCAAGTTCTCGCGTGAGATGAAAGCCGCCAAGACGCTGGGCATCGTGGTCGGCTGCTTCGTGTTGTGCTGGTTGCCTTTTTTCCTGGTGCTGCCCATCG gcTCCATGTTCCCCGCGTACCGAGTGTCCGACACCGTCTTCAAAATCACCTTCTGGCTCGGTTACTTCAACAGCTGCATCAACCCCATCATCTACCCGTGCTCCAACCACGAGTTCAAGAAAGCGTTCCAGAGTTTGCTGGGACTCCGCTCCCTGACGCCCCGACCGAACCTTCAACACCTGAGCCCGGGACGGACGACTCCTCAGATCCTGCAGGATCACAACCAGACCCCGACTCTGGGCCTGGACCACAGTCCTGCGGCGGCGCCGTGTCTCCTCAGTCCACCGTCCTCCGTGGCTCTGTCCAGAACCCCATCCTCCAGAGACAGCAGGGACTGGAGGGTGTTTTCCGGAGGCACCGCCGGTGGCTCAGTACCGGTGGAGACCAGCGGGGCTAAAGTGGCCAAACTGTGCAGTAAAGGTTTCCaccaaagctgctgctgctgtttcctgcgCCGTGGAactcaaacacagtcacagcgcacacaaacacctgcTGTCACAAAACTCCCCGCCATTAAAATCCACCGACTGTCGCTGTCGGAGAAAGGACAGCCCGTGTAA